From Coffea arabica cultivar ET-39 chromosome 2e, Coffea Arabica ET-39 HiFi, whole genome shotgun sequence, the proteins below share one genomic window:
- the LOC113700994 gene encoding peptidyl-prolyl cis-trans isomerase CYP22-like isoform X2: MAASLGGGNGGGAAGAAGVVEWHQRPQNPKNPVVFFDITIGTMPAGRIKMELFADIAPKTAENFRQFCTGEYRKAGLPVGYKGSQFHRVIKDFMIQGGDFVKGDGSGCVSIYGSKFEDENFIAKHTGPGLLSMDLLQRGLMTLLDLLQRRLIVGETLSYILPIYGLDIYVSGRQIVDKILMDVSSLSHVPSATGLTISM; encoded by the exons ATGGCGGCATCATTAGGCGGCGGCAATGGTGGTGGTGCTGCGGGGGCGGCGGGAGTGGTGGAGTGGCACCAGAGGCCTCAGAATCCCAAGAATCCAGTAGTTTTCTTCGACATTACGATCGGTACAATGCCCGCAGGCCGTATCAAAATGGAGCTCTTTGCTGATATTGCCCCCAAAACTGCCGAAAATTTCCG GCAGTTTTGCACCGGTGAGTACAG GAAAGCAGGATTGCCTGTTGGTTACAAAGGATCTCAGTTCCATAGGGTGATCAAGGATTTCATGATACAAGGCGGTGACTTTGTGAAG GGTGATGGTAGTGGCTGTGTGTCTATATACGGGAGCAAGTTTGAAGATGAAAACTTTATTGCGAAGCACACTGGTCCTGGCCTCTTGTCAATG GATTTGCTTCAAAGGGGACTAATGACGTTGTTGGACTTGCTTCAAAGGAGACTAATTGTTGGGGAAACTCTTAGTTATATTCTGCCTATTTATG GACTTGATATATATGTTTCTGGCAGGCAAATAGTGGACAAAATACTAATGGATGTCAG TTCTTTATCACATGTGCCAAGTGCGACTGGCTTGACAATAAGCATGTAG
- the LOC113700994 gene encoding peptidyl-prolyl cis-trans isomerase CYP22-like isoform X1, translating to MAASLGGGNGGGAAGAAGVVEWHQRPQNPKNPVVFFDITIGTMPAGRIKMELFADIAPKTAENFRQFCTGEYRKAGLPVGYKGSQFHRVIKDFMIQGGDFVKGDGSGCVSIYGSKFEDENFIAKHTGPGLLSMANSGQNTNGCQFFITCAKCDWLDNKHVVFGRVLGEGLLVVRKIENVATGPNNRPKLACVVAECGEM from the exons ATGGCGGCATCATTAGGCGGCGGCAATGGTGGTGGTGCTGCGGGGGCGGCGGGAGTGGTGGAGTGGCACCAGAGGCCTCAGAATCCCAAGAATCCAGTAGTTTTCTTCGACATTACGATCGGTACAATGCCCGCAGGCCGTATCAAAATGGAGCTCTTTGCTGATATTGCCCCCAAAACTGCCGAAAATTTCCG GCAGTTTTGCACCGGTGAGTACAG GAAAGCAGGATTGCCTGTTGGTTACAAAGGATCTCAGTTCCATAGGGTGATCAAGGATTTCATGATACAAGGCGGTGACTTTGTGAAG GGTGATGGTAGTGGCTGTGTGTCTATATACGGGAGCAAGTTTGAAGATGAAAACTTTATTGCGAAGCACACTGGTCCTGGCCTCTTGTCAATG GCAAATAGTGGACAAAATACTAATGGATGTCAG TTCTTTATCACATGTGCCAAGTGCGACTGGCTTGACAATAAGCATGTAGTTTTTGGG CGAGTACTTGGAGAGGGTCTATTGGTTGTCAGGAAGATTGAAAATGTGGCTACTGGACCTAACAATCGACCAAAATTGGCCTGCGTGGTTGCTGAATGTGGGGAGATGTGA